A single window of Hylaeus volcanicus isolate JK05 chromosome 8, UHH_iyHylVolc1.0_haploid, whole genome shotgun sequence DNA harbors:
- the LOC128881353 gene encoding isoleucine--tRNA ligase, mitochondrial isoform X1, producing the protein MRFYCNTVSMHRHLFCQKRTFLTSKGHRKINEKLAENAKEKATKKNPFSQTVLLPRTEFPAQINGKKRVEKDEYLTTNCGFSEMYEWQRKTLPGPDFVLHDGPPYANGTPHMGHAINKILKDITLRSNVVLGNRVHYVPGWDCHGLPIELKALHDINISNPITIREKACKYAKEAIAIQKQAFQSWGVMADWRESGCYFTNQPSYIKNQLRQFIKLYEKGIIFRDFMPVYWSPSSRTALAESELEYKERKSKAVIVRLRVDNLSATLNSFNDRTIYALIWTTTPWTLVANQTLAFSPDVVYCLAEDSTGNLNIVAKELLESVESKIGTLQPVAQFVGKELEGTMYFHPLENKRLPFLTASHVTTNIGTGLVHIAPAHGHEDFLVALENKMAVLSMVDADGRYTEAAGSEFHGLKVLTEGTDKVLNRIARDVLHIDTYSHSYPHDWRTKEPVFIRASNQWFIDIKSLREKVINNIKDVKIYPESNRKSFTNALLAGIKERPYWCISRQRSWGTPIPVFYNKTTGKAIANRDLVERLCNSIDRYGPDCWWRHSEEELVGSNVNEEINTNDVEKGKDIMDIWFDSGISWSAVLPEGKANLYLEGCDQFNGWFQSSLITSVALQECPPYRALFVHGFAVDENNLKMSKSVGNVINPEELLLGGSNLQKAPVYGVDVLRWWVGNHACQHTQVSVSKELLDECKLCVNRLRLIARFLLGVLHPYHNSVDCEPQYLTIDKYMLYSLYRYHEQIQQHYSNYEYHHVGKMIMHFIANDLSALYCNLIKDRLYCDEATHPSRIAAVQVVREILTVLMRTITPIVPHLVEEVWLHHPENQASVPFYHTSYKVPEFWNDPTIAERMDAALRLRNKLLNIANTKTWKLSATVEATKEDFSSLSLLHDEKQSSNTELCEILQLSSITLTENHAITETQIEVRDIQKDLCKRCRRYPEVQDDGLCSRCIGVLVKDKPMSAIA; encoded by the exons atgcGTTTCTATTGCAATACTGTAAGTATGCATAGGCATCTGTTCTGCCAGAAGCGAACATTCCTCACGAGTAAAggacatagaaaaataaatgaaaaattggcCGAAAATGCTAAAGAAAAAGCCACgaaaaaaaatccattttctcAAACTGTCTTACTTCCGCGCACTGAATTTCCAGCGCAAATTAATGGAAAGAAACGGGTAGAGAAGGATGAATATTTAACCACG AACTGTGGTTTTTCTGAAATGTACGAGTGGCAAAGAAAGACCCTGCCAGGGCCTGATTTTGTTTTACACGACGGACCGCCTTATGCAAATGGGACTCCACACATGGGACACGCTATTAATAAg ATACTTAAAGATATAACATTGAGGAGTAATGTTGTCCTTGGAAATCGAGTACACTATGTACCTGGCTGGGATTGCCATGGTTTACCTATAGAGTTGAAAGCCCTTCATGATATTAACATAAGTAATCCCATAACAATTAGGGAAAAAG CTTGCAAATATGCCAAGGAAGCTATTGCTATACAGAAACAAGCCTTTCAGTCTTGGGGTGTGATGGCTGATTGGAGAGAATCTGGATGCTACTTTACAAATCAGCCttcatatataaaaaatcagCTCCGACAATTTATAAAGTTGTATGAGAAGGGCATCATATTTAGAGATTTTATGCCAGTCTACTGGTCTCCTTCCTCCAG AACAGCATTAGCAGAATCTGAATTAGAATACAAGGAGCGTAAGAGTAAAGCGGTAATTGTTCGTCTACGCGTTGATAATTTGTCGGCGAcattaaattcattcaatGATCGTACTATATATGCACTTATATGGACTACTACTCCTTGGACCTTAGTGGCAAATCAAACTCTAGCTTTTTCGCCAGACGTCGTGTACTGTCTTGCCGAAGATAGCACTGGAAACTTAAACATTGTTGCAAAAGAATTATTGGAAAGTGTTGAATCAAAGATTGGTACTCTACAGCCAGTAGCACAATTTGTGG GCAAGGAATTGGAGGGTACCATGTATTTTCATCCCTTGGAGAACAAGAGATTACCTTTCTTAACTGCATCCCATGTTACTACAAACATTGGGACTGGTCTTGTTCACATTGCCCCCGCGCATGGTCACGAAGATTTTCTGGTTGCACTTGAAAATAAGATGGCTGTT TTATCTATGGTAGATGCTGACGGTCGATATACCGAGGCGGCTGGTTCAGAATTTCATGGATTGAAAGTATTGACAGAGGGAACCGATAAAGTCTTGAATCGCATTGCGCGAGATGTTTTGCATATCGATACGTATAGTCATAGTTATCCTCACGATTGGCGAACAAAAGAACCAGTTTTTATCCGCGCCAGTAATCAGTGGTTCATTGACATAAAATCTCTGAGAGAAAAAGTTATT AACAACATCAAGGACGTAAAGATATATCCTGAATCCAATCGAAAATCTTTTACGAACGCTTTACTCGCTGGAATCAAAGAACGACCGTACTGGTGTATCTCGAGACAACGTTCTTGGGGAACGCCGATACCTGTATTCTACAACAAAACAACAGGCAAAGCAATTGCGAATag AGATCTCGTCGAACGTTTATGTAATTCAATCGATCGATATGGTCCCGATTGCTGGTGGAGACATTCGGAGGAGGAGTTGGTAGGATCCAACGTAAATGAAGAGATAAATACAAATGACGTAGAAAAAGGAAAG gATATTATGGATATCTGGTTCGATAGTGGTATCTCTTGGTCAGCAGTTTTACCGGAAGGTAAAGCGAATCTCTATTTAGAAGGATGCGATCAATTCAATGGTTGGTTTCAGTCGTCCTTAATAACATCCGTCGCTTTACAAGAATGTCCACCTTATCG AGCACTATTTGTACATGGGTTCGCAGTTGATGAAAATAACTTGAAGATGTCAAAATCAGTCGGCAACGTAATAAACCCGGAAGAACTTCTGCTAGGTGGATCCAACTTACAGAAGGCGCCTGTGTATGGTGTTGATGTTCTAAG ATGGTGGGTAGGGAATCACGCGTGTCAACATACGCAAGTTTCCGTCTCAAAGGAATTACTCGATGAGTGCAAATTGTGCGTCAATAGACTACGTCTGATAGCGCGCTTTCTTCTGGGTGTTTTACATCCTTATCACAACAGTGTGGACTGCGAACCACAATACCTAACTATCGACAAATATATGCTGTATTCGTTATATCGGTACCACGAGCAG ATCCAACAACATTACAGCAATTACGAGTACCATCACGTCGGTAAAATGATCATGCACTTCATAGCGAATGATTTATCAGCGctgtattgtaatttaattaaagacagACTTTACTGCGATGAAGCGACACATCCATCGCGCATTGCAGCCGTTCAAGTTGTTAGAGAAATATTAACCGTTCTTATGAGGACTATCACCCCAATCGTTCCCCATTTAGTGGAAGAAGTATGGTTACATCATCCCGAAAATCAAG CATCAGTACCATTCTACCATACCTCGTACAAGGTACCAGAATTTTGGAACGACCCAACAATCGCGGAACGCATGGACGCGGCGTTACGATTAAGGAACAAGCTATTAAATATCGCCAATACAAAGACGTGGAAACTATCTGCCACTGTAGAAGCAACCAAAGAAGACTTCTCCTCGCTCTCC cTTTTACACGATGAGAAGCAATCTTCGAATACTGAATTGTGCGAGATATTGCAATTATCCTCGATAACATTAACCGAAAATCATGCAATTACAGAAACGCAAATCGAAGTACGCGATATTCAGAAAGACTTATGTAAGCGATGTAGAAGGTATCCTGAGGTTCAAGATGACGGATTGTGTTCGCGATGCATCGGTGTACTTGTCAAAGATAAACCTATGTCTGCTATCGCGTAA
- the LOC128881353 gene encoding isoleucine--tRNA ligase, mitochondrial isoform X2: protein MADWRESGCYFTNQPSYIKNQLRQFIKLYEKGIIFRDFMPVYWSPSSRTALAESELEYKERKSKAVIVRLRVDNLSATLNSFNDRTIYALIWTTTPWTLVANQTLAFSPDVVYCLAEDSTGNLNIVAKELLESVESKIGTLQPVAQFVGKELEGTMYFHPLENKRLPFLTASHVTTNIGTGLVHIAPAHGHEDFLVALENKMAVLSMVDADGRYTEAAGSEFHGLKVLTEGTDKVLNRIARDVLHIDTYSHSYPHDWRTKEPVFIRASNQWFIDIKSLREKVINNIKDVKIYPESNRKSFTNALLAGIKERPYWCISRQRSWGTPIPVFYNKTTGKAIANRDLVERLCNSIDRYGPDCWWRHSEEELVGSNVNEEINTNDVEKGKDIMDIWFDSGISWSAVLPEGKANLYLEGCDQFNGWFQSSLITSVALQECPPYRALFVHGFAVDENNLKMSKSVGNVINPEELLLGGSNLQKAPVYGVDVLRWWVGNHACQHTQVSVSKELLDECKLCVNRLRLIARFLLGVLHPYHNSVDCEPQYLTIDKYMLYSLYRYHEQIQQHYSNYEYHHVGKMIMHFIANDLSALYCNLIKDRLYCDEATHPSRIAAVQVVREILTVLMRTITPIVPHLVEEVWLHHPENQASVPFYHTSYKVPEFWNDPTIAERMDAALRLRNKLLNIANTKTWKLSATVEATKEDFSSLSLLHDEKQSSNTELCEILQLSSITLTENHAITETQIEVRDIQKDLCKRCRRYPEVQDDGLCSRCIGVLVKDKPMSAIA, encoded by the exons ATGGCTGATTGGAGAGAATCTGGATGCTACTTTACAAATCAGCCttcatatataaaaaatcagCTCCGACAATTTATAAAGTTGTATGAGAAGGGCATCATATTTAGAGATTTTATGCCAGTCTACTGGTCTCCTTCCTCCAG AACAGCATTAGCAGAATCTGAATTAGAATACAAGGAGCGTAAGAGTAAAGCGGTAATTGTTCGTCTACGCGTTGATAATTTGTCGGCGAcattaaattcattcaatGATCGTACTATATATGCACTTATATGGACTACTACTCCTTGGACCTTAGTGGCAAATCAAACTCTAGCTTTTTCGCCAGACGTCGTGTACTGTCTTGCCGAAGATAGCACTGGAAACTTAAACATTGTTGCAAAAGAATTATTGGAAAGTGTTGAATCAAAGATTGGTACTCTACAGCCAGTAGCACAATTTGTGG GCAAGGAATTGGAGGGTACCATGTATTTTCATCCCTTGGAGAACAAGAGATTACCTTTCTTAACTGCATCCCATGTTACTACAAACATTGGGACTGGTCTTGTTCACATTGCCCCCGCGCATGGTCACGAAGATTTTCTGGTTGCACTTGAAAATAAGATGGCTGTT TTATCTATGGTAGATGCTGACGGTCGATATACCGAGGCGGCTGGTTCAGAATTTCATGGATTGAAAGTATTGACAGAGGGAACCGATAAAGTCTTGAATCGCATTGCGCGAGATGTTTTGCATATCGATACGTATAGTCATAGTTATCCTCACGATTGGCGAACAAAAGAACCAGTTTTTATCCGCGCCAGTAATCAGTGGTTCATTGACATAAAATCTCTGAGAGAAAAAGTTATT AACAACATCAAGGACGTAAAGATATATCCTGAATCCAATCGAAAATCTTTTACGAACGCTTTACTCGCTGGAATCAAAGAACGACCGTACTGGTGTATCTCGAGACAACGTTCTTGGGGAACGCCGATACCTGTATTCTACAACAAAACAACAGGCAAAGCAATTGCGAATag AGATCTCGTCGAACGTTTATGTAATTCAATCGATCGATATGGTCCCGATTGCTGGTGGAGACATTCGGAGGAGGAGTTGGTAGGATCCAACGTAAATGAAGAGATAAATACAAATGACGTAGAAAAAGGAAAG gATATTATGGATATCTGGTTCGATAGTGGTATCTCTTGGTCAGCAGTTTTACCGGAAGGTAAAGCGAATCTCTATTTAGAAGGATGCGATCAATTCAATGGTTGGTTTCAGTCGTCCTTAATAACATCCGTCGCTTTACAAGAATGTCCACCTTATCG AGCACTATTTGTACATGGGTTCGCAGTTGATGAAAATAACTTGAAGATGTCAAAATCAGTCGGCAACGTAATAAACCCGGAAGAACTTCTGCTAGGTGGATCCAACTTACAGAAGGCGCCTGTGTATGGTGTTGATGTTCTAAG ATGGTGGGTAGGGAATCACGCGTGTCAACATACGCAAGTTTCCGTCTCAAAGGAATTACTCGATGAGTGCAAATTGTGCGTCAATAGACTACGTCTGATAGCGCGCTTTCTTCTGGGTGTTTTACATCCTTATCACAACAGTGTGGACTGCGAACCACAATACCTAACTATCGACAAATATATGCTGTATTCGTTATATCGGTACCACGAGCAG ATCCAACAACATTACAGCAATTACGAGTACCATCACGTCGGTAAAATGATCATGCACTTCATAGCGAATGATTTATCAGCGctgtattgtaatttaattaaagacagACTTTACTGCGATGAAGCGACACATCCATCGCGCATTGCAGCCGTTCAAGTTGTTAGAGAAATATTAACCGTTCTTATGAGGACTATCACCCCAATCGTTCCCCATTTAGTGGAAGAAGTATGGTTACATCATCCCGAAAATCAAG CATCAGTACCATTCTACCATACCTCGTACAAGGTACCAGAATTTTGGAACGACCCAACAATCGCGGAACGCATGGACGCGGCGTTACGATTAAGGAACAAGCTATTAAATATCGCCAATACAAAGACGTGGAAACTATCTGCCACTGTAGAAGCAACCAAAGAAGACTTCTCCTCGCTCTCC cTTTTACACGATGAGAAGCAATCTTCGAATACTGAATTGTGCGAGATATTGCAATTATCCTCGATAACATTAACCGAAAATCATGCAATTACAGAAACGCAAATCGAAGTACGCGATATTCAGAAAGACTTATGTAAGCGATGTAGAAGGTATCCTGAGGTTCAAGATGACGGATTGTGTTCGCGATGCATCGGTGTACTTGTCAAAGATAAACCTATGTCTGCTATCGCGTAA
- the LOC128881350 gene encoding gamma-tubulin complex component 6 gives MNDNGDADIYGLVTELSRHILHVYRQPFHRNAQFNHDYDVKTIKRLRTKAFEILLKKADKRTLSQDYTDFDEIDPVIEIQKHIFVMKLGLKRTNDATTLEHLLEELVESSCLNTAICSVLQLLVQLKDYSIAPEPITNIFCYGKSNPVTPEITYGTEAASSFQIYPMECFIASDRFEATLKTQKHQITQVIPTTVINGLYFLHEAIKSKGIIGTESIDISFAPDFMSTHVFDTVSSRTSIFSNQHFIKNSNLDPYILQEIVTYEGDNENVHVSPSDRGLVPSYSYSPFACIDAVGVENESLIETWKSSDRSVIDEINNTIDSWNCVWNQVDITDASPLNHRTWEHFGELQPKKESLFLTDLPTAGIHLAKIKQMNSLPLLSEKIMSSVHLLEEISTEKFVNDVKSMLLGIESSTFDYTDTTGFTIRENISVYGVCSESLAKTCQEAINWGNCFKFLSHLVTPKLQSGKLLQEGLIFKTMCSNIKELLLYYHAALLRIFTCENKSGRLLRLLQKVRPVATLITKVAKLCEPYKRDQCTLREGSSILTRIYNEAIKVTDNRIALVFYSLLKSCCEVYFRFLQKWMFEGICDDIYGEFMIKTEPQYLRNRGHTFWTKSFRVSNEAVPGFLTDLVESILQCGKTVRLLRICDSKNPVCHVCITEQPEVKVCLSVTALSEQSSRCREYEKKGKSALGPILSISTAILDQKQLERKIAEFVVCAQRSAMLKIREERDDALRKVAQAKRNVPISLKEQFSIDNAQQKKIENESLNKTEHNKQESATQENARCVERANILNYYEDLTNHIDKRFMRSRWRTKRMNLFDERVDALTSANRDAQARLRITEKTDSLTRLGSLAETPISFEDENKNYSRTPHQTFIRTTSDEMTKSTVETGRDLRQGRREHRTSNNNEETDAHDFLNNQRLEVLNERILSKLSQNRSTVGTIISTDIDKLHIATPPINKKSDEDLKNLSVYRVNPSWTIERPSFLNISKINNTTELQVSKHAWPVQGKMTPNNNQLDVQQIRLAHNMNDLTRMTVDDAKSITNLNERNDLETPMSCTTDNFASAIQSPMSQTQNSDDRSPMEISNSDTHISSSPRTFTKSPLVIEEDSTFPDLFVLAREESTSTASITAPLTVADVELIDHTSLQAYLEKSIRIPLNIQSCLINNAVIKYFLKENNLLLHFHSLRSCFFLLNGEFAKSLTDSLYTRVYEIPRPVELFNSATLTNILERALVNSFNSVYVNSELLSLSATDTPTQLHLSDPSALDSISLNYKISWPLNIILDDTVMQKYGKVFKFLITSGRVSWVLQEDFSIMKRDRKAVTSQQYHKLQLYRHSMTQFMNALHNYLMCSVLYSSWTEFEKDLENSVTVDQIYLSHVHYIKRILSRCMLNSRSEKVRVCLNNIFKVILKFHNRLRSQSWILRSTGYVHPNFKKLEQMYRSFCELRAYMAHVAYKLATSGYQPHLMHFLNALNINQMYDLTVKTYRGSTGPSEL, from the exons ATGAATGACAACGGCGATGCTGATATTTACGGTCTCGTTACCGAATTGAGCAGACACATATTACACGTGTATAGACAACCTTTTCATCGAAATGCTCAATTTAATCACGACTACGATGTCAAAACAATTAAACGTCTTCGGACCAAAGCTTTTGAAATACTACTTAAAAAAGCTGACAAGAGAACTCTTAGTCAAG ATTACACAGATTTTGATGAGATAGATCCAgtaatagaaatacaaaagcATATTTTTGTGATGAAATTGGGGTTAAAGCGTACAAATGATGCTACTACATTAGAACATCTCTTAGAAGAACTTGTAGAGTCTTCGTGTTTAAATACAGCAATATGTTCTGTGCTACAACTCTTAGTTCAATTGAAAGATTATAGCATTGCTCCAGAGCCAATTACA AATATATTTTGCTATGGAAAAAGTAATCCTGTTACACCAGAAATAACATATGGTACAGAGGCGGCATCatcgtttcaaatatatcCCATGGAATGTTTTATAGCATCCGATAGATTTGAAGCAACATTGAAAACGCAAAAGCATCAAATTACACAGGTGATACCCACAACTGTTATAAATGGATTGTATTTTTTACACGAGGCAATAAAATCCAAAGGCATCATTGGAACTGAATCTATAGA TATATCTTTTGCACCTGATTTTATGTCCACTCATGTATTTGATACAGTGTCATCGCGGAcgtcgatattttcaaatcaacattttataaaaaattcaaacttgGATCCATACATTCTGCAGGAAATAGTG ACTTATGAAGGcgacaatgaaaatgtacatGTTTCTCCTTCTGACAGGGGACTCGTACCGAGTTATTCATATTCCCCTTTTGCATGTATAGATGCAGTTGGTGTAGAAAATGAAAGTCTTATAGAAACGTGGAAGTCTTCTGATCGTAGCGTTATCgacgaaataaataacaccATAGATTCTTGGAATTGCGTATGGAATCAGGTCGATATCACCGATGCATCTCCTTTAAATCATCGAACATGGGAACATTTTGGAGAGTTACAACCTAAGAAAGAATCATTGTTCTTGACTGACTTACCCACAGCTGGAATACATTTGGcaaaaatcaaacaaatgaACAGTTTACCACTGctttcagaaaaaataatgaGCTCTGTACACCTGCTCGAAGAAATTTCTactgaaaaatttgttaatgatGTAAAGTCGATGTTACTTGGGATAGAGTCAAGTACCTTTGACTACACTGATACGACGGGATTCACTATACGAGAAAATATCAGCGTATATGGTGTGTGCTCAGAATCGTTAGCAAAAACGTGCCAAGAAGCTATTAATTGGggcaattgtttcaaattcttATCGCATTTAGTTACACCTAAATTGCAAAGTGGAAAGTTACTACAAGAAGGGCTTATATTCAAGACTATGTGTTCGAATATCAAAGAACTACTACTTTATTATCATGCAGCACTTCTAAGAATTTTCACTTGCGAAAATAAGTCAGGGAGACTACTGAGGTTGCTTCAGAAAGTACGTCCAGTGGCTACCTTAATCACTAAAGTTGCTAAGCTTTGCGAACCTTATAAGAGGGACCAGTGCACGCTTCGAGAAGGAAGCAGTATTCTCACTAGAATTTACAATGAAGCAATTAAAGTGACGGATAACAGGATTGCCTTAGTATTCTATTCTTTGTTAAAGTCCTGTTGTGAAGTTTATTTTCG GTTTTTGCAGAAGTGGATGTTTGAGGGTATATGCGATGATATTTACGGTGAATTTATGATTAAAACGGAACCACAGTATTTACGGAATAGGGGGCATACATTTTGGACGAAAAGTTTCAGGGTGAGCAACGAAGCTGTTCCAGGTTTTTTAACCGATTTAGTAGAATCAATACTCCAATGTGGAAAGACAGTTAGACTTCTTAGAATATGCGATTCCAAG AATCCTGTGTGCCATGTTTGTATAACCGAACAACCTGAAGTAAAGGTTTGCTTGAGTGTAACCGCGCTATCCGAACAATCATCGAGATGTCGAGAATATGAAAAGAAAGGTAAATCTGCGCTTGGTCCGATACTTTCCATTTCCACAGCTATTCTAGACCAAAAACaattggaaagaaaaatagcaGAATTTGTCGTCTGTGCTCAACGTAGCGCAATGTTGAAAATTCGAG aGGAACGGGATGACGCATTGAGAAAAGTAGCGCAAGCTAAACGCAATGTTCCGATAAGtttaaaagaacaattttcgATTGACAATGCGCAACAAAAGAAGATAGAAAACGAATCATTGAACAAAACTGAACATAATAAACAAGAAAGTGCGACGCAAGAGAACGCACGATGCGTTGAACG agcaaatattttgaattactATGAGGATCTAACTAATCATATTGATAAACGTTTCATGCGTTCTCGTTGGCGTACTAAGAGAATGAATCTTTTTGACGAGAGAGTGGATGCATTAACTTCGGCGAACAGAGATGCACAGGCTCGATTGAGAATCACCGAAAAAACTGATTCTTTAACGAGATTAGGTTCCTTAGCGGAAACTCCAATTTCATttgaagatgaaaataaaaattactcgagAACACCTCATCAAACGTTTATTAGAACTACGTCTGATGAAATGACAAAATCAACTGTTGAAACTGGCCGAGATTTGCGTCAAGGTCGACGCGAACACAGAACAAGCAACAATAACGAAGAAACCGATGCTCatgattttttgaataatCAAAGACTAGAAGTATTAAACGAGAGAATTTTATCAAAACTATCACAAAATAGAAGTACAGTGGGAACAATCATATCTACAGATATCGATAAGTTACATATCGCGACACCTCCCATAAACAAAAAGTCAGATgaagatttgaaaaatttatctgTCTATCGTGTAAATCCTTCATGGACAATTGAAAGGCCcagttttctaaatatttccaaaatcaATAATACAACAGAGTTGCAGGTTAGTAAGCACGCGTGGCCTGTACAAGGTAAAATGACACCAAATAACAACCAACTCGACGTACAACAAATCAGGCTTGCACATAATATGAATGACCTGACGAGAATGACTGTCGATGATGCTAAAAGTATcacgaatttaaatgaaagaaatgatttAGAAACACCGATGTCATGTACTACAGATAATTTTGCTTCGGCGATACAGAGTCCTATGTCGCAAACGCAAAATTCGGACGATCGATCTCCTATGGAAATCTCAAACTCTGATACACATATCTCCAGTTCTCCGCGAACGTTTACGAAATCACCTTTAGTCATAGAGGAAGATTCAACATTTCCTGATCTATTCGTGTTAGCGCGGGAGGAGTCGACCTCTACGGCGTCAATAACAGCTCCTTTGACCGTTGCCGATGTCGAGTTAATCGATCATACTTCCCTTCAAGCTTACCTCGAAAAGTCAATTCGTATTCCACTTAACATACAGAGCTGCCTAATTAACAACGCtgtcattaaatattttctcaaggAAAACAATTTGCTGCTGCATTTCCATAGTCTGCGCAGCTGCTTTTTCTTGTTGAACGGAGAATTTGCTAAGAGCTTGACGGACTCGCTTTATACTCGCGTGTACGAGATTCCGAGACCCGTTGAACTGTTTAATTCTGCTACGTTAACGAATATTTTGGAACGAGCACTTGTTAATTCATTCAACAGTGTTTATGTTAACTCGGAGCTCCTCAGTCTCTCGGCGACGGACACACCAACACAGTTgcat cTATCCGATCCTTCTGCATTGGATTCTATTTCtcttaattacaaaataagcTGGCCATTGAATATTATACTTGATGATACAGTCATGCAAAAATATGgcaaagtatttaaatttttaataacgagcGGTCGAGTTTCCTGGGTGTTGCAAGAAGACTTCAGTATCATGAAGAGAGATCGAAAAGCAGTTACATCGCAACAGTACCATAAA CTGCAATTGTACAGGCATTCAATGACGCAATTTATGAATGCTTTgcacaattatttaatgtgtAGCGTTTTATATTCGAGCTGGACTGAGTTTGAAAAGGACTTGGAAAATTCTGTAACGGTGGATCAAATATATTTGTCACACGTGCATTATATAAAACGAATACTTTCGAG ATGCATGCTTAACTCTCGCAGCGAAAAAGTACGCGTATGTTTGAACAATATATTTAAggttattttgaaatttcacaaTAGATTGCGGTCTCAAAGCTGGATTTTGAGATCTACAGGATATGTACACCCGAATTTTAAAAAGCTGGAACAAATGTACCGATCATTCTGTGAATTACGTGCGTACATGGCACACGTTGCGTATAAATTAGCTACCAGCGGATATCAGCCGCATCTAATGCATTTCTTAAATGCTCTTAACATTAACCAAATGTATGACTTGACTGTTAAGACTTATCGTGGTTCCACAGGTCCATCGGAATTATAA